In the genome of Vidua macroura isolate BioBank_ID:100142 chromosome 19, ASM2450914v1, whole genome shotgun sequence, one region contains:
- the LOC128816896 gene encoding myosin-1B-like isoform X7: MSTDAEMAIFGEAAPYLRKSEKERIEAQNKPFDAKTSVFVVHAKESYVKSTIQSRESGKVTVKTEGGETLTVKDDQIFSMNPPKYDKIEDMAMMTHLHEPAVLYNLKERYAAWMIYTYSGLFCVTVNPYKWLPVYNPEVVLAYRGKKRQEAPPHIFSISDNAYQFMLTDRENQSILITGESGAGKTVNTKRVIQYFATIAASGDKKKEEQTSGKMQGTLEDQIISANPLLEAFGNAKTVRNDNSSRFGKFIRIHFGATGKLASADIETYLLEKSRVTFQLKAERSYHIFYQIMSNKKPELIEMLLITTNPYDYLYVSQGEITVPSINDQEELMATDSAIDILGFSADEKTAIYKLTGAVMHYGNLKFKQKQREEQAEPDGTEVADKAAYLMGLNSADLLKALCYPRVKVGNEYVTKGQTVQQVYNSVGALAKAVFEKMFLWMVVRINQQLDTKQPRQYFIGVLDIAGFEIFDFNSLEQLCINFTNEKLQQFFNHHMFVLEQEEYKKEGIEWEFIDFGMDLAACIELIEKPMGIFSILEEECMFPKATDTSFKNKLYDQHLGKSNNFQKPKPGKGKAEAHFSLVHYAGTVDYNISGWLDKNKDPLNETVVGLYQKSSLKTLALLFASAGGEAGKKKGSSFQTVSALFRENLNKLMTNLRSTHPHFVRCIIPNESKTPGAMEHELVLHQLRCNGVLEGIRICRKGFPSRILYADFKQRYKVLNASAIPEGQFIDSKKASEKLLGSIDVDHTQYKFGHTKVFFKAGLLGLLEEMRDEKLAQLITRTQARCRGFLMRVEYQRMVERRESIFCIQYNVRSFMNVKHWPWMKLFFKIKPLLKSAESEKEMANMKGEFEKTKEELAKSEAKRKELEEKMASLMQEKNDLQLQVQSEADALADAEERCDQLIKTKIQLEAKIKEVTERAEDEEEINAELTAKKRKLEDECSELKKDIDDLELTLAKVEKEKHATENKVKNLTEEMAALDETIAKLTKEKKALQEAHQQTLDDLQAEEDKVNTLTKAKTKLEQQVDDLEGSLEQEKKLRMDLERAKRKLEGDLKLAQDSIMDLENDKQQLDEKLKKKDFEISQIQSKTEDEQALGMQLQKKIKELQARIEELEEEIEAERTSRAKAEKHRADLSRELEEISERLEEAGGATAAQIDMNKKREAEFQKMRRDLEEATLQHEATAAALRKKHADSTAELGEQIDNLQRVKQKLEKEKSELKMEIDDLASNMESVSKAKTNLEKMCRTLEDQLSEIKSKEEEHQRMINDLNAQRARLQTESGEYSRQVEEKDALVSQLSRGKQAFTQQIEELKRHLEEEIKAKNALAHALQSARHDCDLLREQYEEEQEAKGELQRALSKANSEVAQWRTKYETDAIQRTEELEEAKKKLAQRLQDAEEHVEAVNAKCASLEKTKQRLQNEVEDLMIDVERSNAACAALDKKQKNFDKILAEWKQKYEETQAELEASQKESRSLSTELFKMKNAYEESLDHLETMKRENKNLQQEISDLTEQIAEGGKAIHELEKVKKQVEQEKSELQASLEEVEASLEHEEGKILRLQLELNQVKSEIDRKIAEKDEEIDQMKRNHLRVVDSMQSTLDAEIRSRNEALRLKKKMEGDLNEMEIQLSHANRQAAEAQKNLRNTQAVLKDTQLHLDDAVRAQDDLKEQVAMVERRANLLQAEVEELRAALEQTERSRKVAEQELLDASERVQLLHSQNTSLINTKKKLETDIAQIQGEMEDTIQEARNAEEKAKKAITDAAMMAEELKKEQDTSAHLERMKKNLDQTVKDLQHRLEEAEQLALKGGKKQIQKLEARVRELEGEVDAEQKRSAEAVKGVRKYERRVKELTYQSEEDRKNVLRLQDLVDKLQMKVKSYKRQAEEAEELSNVNLSKFRKIQHELEEAEERADIAESQVNKLRAKSREIHKKIEEEE, encoded by the exons ATGTCTACGGACGCTGAGATGGCCATCTTTGGGGAGGCTGCTCCTTACCTCCGAAAATCGGAAAAGGAGAGAATTGAGGCCCAGAACAAACCCTTTGATGCCAAGACATCTGTCTTTGTGGTGCATGCAAAGGAGTCCTATGTGAAGAGCACAATCCAGAGCAGGGAATCGGGCAAGGTCACTGTCAAGACTGAAGGGGGAGAG ACCCTGACTGTGAAGGATGACCAAATCTTCTCCATGAACCCTCCCAAGTATGACAAAATCGAGGACATGGCCATGATGACCCACCTCCACGAACCCGCCGTGCTGTACAACCTCAAAGAGCGTTACGCAGCCTGGATGATCTAC ACCTACTCGGGTCTCTTCTGCGTCACTGTCAACCCCTACAAGTGGCTGCCGGTGTACAACCCCGAGGTGGTGTTGGCCTACCGAGGCAAGAAGCGCCAGGAGGCCCCTCCACACATCTTCTCCATCTCTGACAACGCCTATCAGTTCATGCTGACTG ATCGGGAGAACCAGTCCATCCTGATCAC CGGAGAATCCGGGGCCGGGAAGACTGTGAACACAAAGCGTGTCATCCAGTACTTTGCAACAATTGCAGCCAGCggggacaagaagaaggaggagcagACCTCAGGCAAAATGCAG GGGACACTTGAGGATCAAATCATCAGTGCCAACCCACTGCTGGAGGCCTTTGGAAACGCCAAGACCGTGAGGAACGACAACTCCTCACGCTTT ggTAAATTCATCAGAATCCATTTTGGTGCCACAGGCAAACTGGCTTCTGCTGACATTGAAACTT ATCTGCTGGAGAAGTCCAGAGTCACTTTCCAGCTCAAGGCGGAAAGGAGCTACCACATCTTTTATCAGATCATGTCCAACAAGAAGCCAGAGCTAATTG AGATGTTACTGATCACCACCAACCCCTATGACTATCTGTATGTGAGTCAGGGTGAGATCACAGTTCCCAGCATTAACGACCAGGAGGAGCTGATGGCCACCGAC AGTGCCATTGACATCCTGGGTTTTAGTGCTGATGAGAAAACAGCCATCTACAAGCTGACAGGGGCTGTCATGCACTACGGGAACCTGAAGTTCAAGCAGAAACAAcgagaggagcaggcagagcctgatggcaccGAAG TTGCTGACAAGGCTGCCTACCTGATGGGTCTGAACTCAGCAGACCTGCTCAAGGCTCTCTGCTACCCCCGAGTCAAGGTGGGGAATGAATACGTGACCAAGGGCCAAACTGTGCAGCAG GTATACAATTCAGTGGGTGCACTGGCAAAGGCAGTGTTTGAGAAGATGTTCCTGTGGATGGTTGTTCGCATCAACCAGCAGCTGGACACGAAGCAGCCCAGGCAGTACTTCATTGGTGTCCTGGACATTGCTGGCTTCGAGATCTTTGAT TTCaacagcctggagcagctgtgcatCAACTTCACCAATGAGAAACTGCAACAGTTCTTCAACCACCACATGTtcgtgctggagcaggaggagtaCAAGAAGGAGGGGATTGAATGGGAGTTCATTGACTTTGGCATGGACCTGGCTGCCTGCATTGAGCTCATTGAGAAG CCCATGGGCATTTTCTCCATCCTGGAAGAGGAGTGCATGTTCCCCAAGGCAACTGACACCTCTTTCAAGAACAAGCTCTATGACCAGCACCTGGGCAAGTCCAACAACTTCCAGAAGCCcaagcctggcaaaggcaaggcTGAGGCCCACTTCTCCCTGGTGCACTATGCTGGCACAGTGGACTACAACATCTCTGGCTGGCTTGACAAGAACAAGGACCCTCTGAATGAAACTGTTGTGGGGCTGTATCAGAAGTCATCCCTGAAGACACTGGCTTTACTCTTTGCATctgctggaggagaggcag GCAAGAAGAAGGGTTCTTCTTTCCAGACTGTCTCAGCTCTTTTCAGA GAGAATCTCAACAAGCTGATGACCAACCTGCGCAGCACTCACCCACATTTTGTGCGGTGTATCATCCCCAACGAGTCTAAAACACCTG GTGCCATGGAGCACGAGCTGGTGCTGCACCAGCTGCGCTGTAACGGCGTGCTGGAAGGGATCAGGATTTGCAGGAAAGGCTTCCCCAGCAGAATCCTCTATGCTGACTTCAAACAGAG ATACAAGGTGCTTAATGCCAGTGCCATCCCTGAAGGACAGTTCATCGATAGCAAGAAGGCTTCTGAGAAGCTCCTTGGGTCAATCGATGTGGACCACACCCAGTACAAATTTGGACACACCAAG GTGTTCTTcaaagctgggctgctgggactCCTGGAGGAGATGAGGGATGAGAAGCTGGCACAGCTCATCACCCGCACCCAGGCCAGGTGCAGGGGCTTCCTGATGAGGGTGGAGTACCAGAGAATGGTGGAACGGAG GGAATCCATCTTCTGCATCCAGTACAATGTTCGTTCATTCATGAATGTCAAACACTGGCCATGGATGAAGCTGTTCTTCAAGATCAAGCCCTTGCTGAAGAGTGCAGAGTCTGAGAAGGAGATGGCCAACATGAAGGGAGAGTTTGAGAAAACCAAGGAAGAGCTTGCAAAGTCTGAGGCAAAGCGGAAGGAGCTTGAGGAGAAAATGGCATCTctaatgcaggaaaaaaatgacctGCAGCTCCAAGTGCAATCT GAAGCTGATGCTTTGGCTGATGCTGAAGAAAGGTGTGACCAGCTcatcaaaaccaaaatccagCTGGAAGCCAAAATTAAGGAGGTGACTGAAAgggcagaggatgaggaggaaatTAATGCTGAACTGACAGCCAAGAAGAGGAAGCTGGAGGATGAATGTTCAGAGCTGAAGAAAGATATTGATGACCTTGAGCTAACACTGGCCaaggtggagaaggaaaaacatgCCACTGAAAACAAG GTGAAAAACCTGACTGAGGAGATGGCAGCTTTGGACGAGACCATTGCCAAGCtgacaaaagagaagaaagcccTCCAAGAGGCCCATCAGCAGACCCTGGATGacctgcaggcagaggaggacAAAGTCAATACTCTGACCAAAGCCAAGACCAAGCTGGAACAGCAAGTGGATGAT CTGGAAGGGTCCCTGGAGCAAGAGAAGAAACTGCGCATGGACCTGGAGAGAGCTAAGAGGAAACTGGAAGGAGACCTGAAGCTGGCCCAGGACAGCATCATGGATTTGGAGAATGAtaagcagcagctggatgagaaactgaagaa GAAAGACTTTGAGATCAGCCAGATCCAAAGTAAAACTGAGGATGAACAAGCCCTGGGCATGCAACTTCAGAAGAAGATCAAGGAGCTGCAG GCCCGTattgaggagctggaggaggaaattGAGGCAGAGCGAACCTCTCGCGCTAAAGCAGAGAAGCATCGCGCTGACCTGtccagggagctggaggagatcaGCGAGCGCCTGGAAGAAGCAGGAggggccacagcagctcagatTGATATGAACAAGAAGCGTGAGGCGGAATTCCAGAAGATGCGCCGTGACCTGGAAGAGGCCACGCTGCAGCACGAAGCCACGGCTGCCGCCCTGCGCAAGAAGCACGCggacagcacagctgagctgggcgAGCAGATCGACAACCTGCAACGCGTGAAgcagaagctggagaaggagaagagtgAGCTGAAGATGGAGATTGACGACTTGGCCAGCAACATGGAGTCTGTCTCCAAAGCCAAG ACCAACCTGGAGAAGATGTGCCGCACACTGGAAGATCAGCTGAGTGAGATTAAGAGCAAGGAGGAAGAGCATCAGCGCATGATCAATGACCTCAATGCTCAAAGAGCTCGTCTGCAGACAGAGTCAG GTGAATATTCACGTCAGGTGGAAGAGAAGGATGCTTTGGTTTCTCAGCTGTCAAGAGGCAAACAAGCTTTCACCCAACAGATTGAGGAACTGAAGAGGCATTTAGAGGAAGAGATAAAG gCCAAGAACGCCCTGGCCCACGCCCTGCAGTCCGCTCGCCACGACTGTGACTTGCTCCGGGAACAAtatgaggaggagcaggaggccaAGGGGGAGCTGCAGCGAGCCCTGTCCAAGGCCAACAGCGAAGTGGCCCAGTGGAGAACCAAATACGAGACGGACGCGATTCAGCGCACGGAGGAGCTCGAGGAGGCCAA GAAGAAGCTGGCCCAGCGCCTGCAGGATGCAGAGGAACATGTTGAGGCTGTCAATGCCAAATGTGCCTCCctggaaaagacaaagcagaggctgcagaatGAAGTGGAGGACCTGATGATTGACGTGGAGAGATCCAATGCTGCCTGCGCTGCTCTGGATAAGAAGCAGAAGAACTTTGACAAG ATCCTGGCAGAATGGAAGCAGAAGTATGAGGAAAcacaggctgagctggaggcCTCGCAGAAGGAGTCGCGCTCTCTGAGCACGGAGCTGTTCAAGATGAAGAATGCCTATGAGGAGTCCTTGGACCACCTGGAAACAATGAAGCGGGAGAACAAGAACTTGCAGC AGGAGATTTCCGACCTCACTGAGCAGATTGCGGAGGGAGGAAAGGCAATTCATGAGCTGGAGAAAGTCAAGAAGCAGGTTGAGCAGGAGAAATCGGAACTGCAAGCCTCCCTGGAGGAAGTTGAG GCCTCCCTGGAACATGAGGAGGGGAAGATCCTGCGCCTGCAGCTTGAGCTCAACCAAGTGAAGTCTGAGATTGACAGGAAGATAGCAGAGAAAGACGAGGAGATTGACCAGATGAAGAGAAACCACCTCCGAGTTGTGGACTCCATGCAGAGCACCCTGGATGCTGAGATCAGGAGCAGGAATGAAGCCCTGAGGCTGAAGAAGAAGATGGAGGGAGACCTGAATGAAATGGAGATCCAACTGAGCCATGCCAACCgccaggctgcagaggcacaAAAGAACTTGAGGAACACTCAGGCAGTGCTCAAG GACACTCAGCTGCACTTGGATGATGCTGTCAGAGCACAGGATGACCTGAAGGAGCAGGTGGCCATGGTGGAGCGCAGAGCAAACCTGCTGCAGGCTGAAGTTGAGGAGCTCcgggcagccctggagcagacGGAGCGGTCGAGGAAAGTGGCTGAGCAGGAGCTTCTGGATGCCAGTGAGCGTGTGCAGCTCCTCCATAGCCAG AACACCAGCCTGATCAACACCAAGAAGAAGCTGGAGACGGACATTGCCCAGATCCAGGGTGAAATGGAGGATACCATCCAGGAAGCCCGCAATGCTGAGGAGAAGGCCAAGAAGGCCATCACAGAT GCGGCCATGAtggcagaagagctgaagaAGGAGCAGGACACCAGTGCCCACCTGGAGAGGATGAAGAAGAACCTGGACCAGACAGTGAAGGACCTGCAGCACCGCCTGGAAGAGGCCGAGCAGTTGGCActgaagggagggaagaagcaGATCCAGAAGCTGGAGGCCAGG GTGCGGGAGCTGGAAGGGGAGGTTGATGCTGAGCAGAAGCGCAGCGCTGAAGCCGTGAAGGGCGTGCGCAAGTACGAGCGGAGGGTGAAGGAACTCACCTACCAG TCTGAGGAAGACAGGAAGAATGTCCTCAGGCTGCAGGATCTGGTGGACAAGCTGCAAATGAAAGTGAAATCCTACAAGAGACA